In Bacteroides cellulosilyticus, the genomic stretch GGTATGGGGGCTACTTCAGAAAATGAAATTCAGCGTAAGTTCACAGATATGCAAGGCTGGATGAACCAGTACATCGCCGAACACGCTGATGAAGTATGGTTGATGGTATCGGGGATTCCGGTGAAAGTGAAATAGAGAAAGGGAAAGATGATAGAATGGTAAGATGATAAGATTCAAAGTTATAAATATTGCATATGAAAACATTTAAGATAATACGTCCGGACGAGAATATCCGTCCAGCATTGATTGAAAAAATTAATAATCTGACTAAACCCAAAGGTTCATTGGGTACTCTTGAAGAACTGGCTTTGCAAATAGGCTGGATACAACAAACTCTGTCTCCTACCCTGCAACATCCACAGAATATAATCTTTGCCGCTGATCATGGCATTGTAGACGAAGGTGTCAGCCTTTCGCCCAAAGAAGTTACCTGGCAACAGATTAGTAACTTCTTACATGGAGGTGCCGGAGTGAATTTTCTTTGCCGACAGCATGGGTTTACCTTGAAAATAGTAGATGCCGGTGTAGATTATGATTTACCTTATGATACAGGTGTCATCAACATGAAAGTGCGGAAAAGTACTCGAAATTATCTGCATGAAGCTGCTATGACAGAAGAGGAAATGGAACTATGCTTGGAGCGCGGTGCAGAAGTTGTACGCAATTGCCATAAAGAAGGTAGCAATGTACTCAGTTTCGGGGAAATGGGTATTGGAAATACATCTTCCTCATCCCTGTGGATGACTTGCTTTACAAATATTCCTCTGGAACAATGTGTAGGCGCGGGAAGCGGACTGGATAATGTTGGTATCCGTCATAAATATGAAGTATTAAAACAGTCATTAGATAACTACAAAGGAGATCATTCTCCCCATGATATCATCCGCTATTTTGGAGGTCTGGAAATGGTGATGGCAGTAGGTGCTATGCTTCAGGCAGCCGAACTTGGAATAGTTATTATGGTAGATGGATTCATTATGACAAACTGTATTCTGGCTGCCAGCAAATTATATCCGGAAGTACTGCATTATGCTATTTTCGGACATTGTGGAGATGAAACAGGTCATAAACTGTTACTCGACAATATGGAAGCCAGACCGCTTTTAAATTTAGGCCTGCGTTTGGGTGAAGGAACAGGTGCCATCTGTGCATATCCCATTGTGCAGTCCGCTATACGTATGATTAATGAAATGGATAACTTCGCACATGCTTCTATAACAAAGTATTTCTAAACGTATGAAAGTCCTCGCAGCATTCATCTTCTTCACCCGGCTTCCATTTTGGAGAATCAAAGAAGTTCCGGCTAAATACTTTAAACGTATCGTTCCATACTGGCCATTAGCAGGATGGCTGACGGGTGGTATTATGGTCGGCATACTGTGGATAGCAGCTCAGATACTTCCCATTTCCATCGCATGGGTACTTGCCATCCTCTCCCGATTGCTTATCACAGGCTGTCTGCACGAAGACGGACTGGCTGATTTTTTTGATGGCTTTGGTGGAGGAACCACCAAAGAACGGACACTTGCCATTATGAAAGATTCCCAGATAGGAAGTTATGGCGTTATAGGATTAATAGTCTATTTCTTGCTATTATTCTTACTTTTGGAAAATCTACCTTTGAAACTGATTTGTGTTCTCGTAATTTGTGGCGACTGCTGGTCTAAATTCTGTGCTTCACAAATCATCAATTATTTACCTTATGCACGAAAAGAAGAAGAAAGCAAGGCGAAAGTTGTGTATGACCGTATGACCTGGAAAGAGTTATTGACAGGATTCATCTGTGGATTTTTACCTATTATATTATTTTTGCCGATAGATTTCTGGCCGGCCATGATCTGCCCGATTCTGACATTCAGTCTATTGTATCGGTTGATGAAACGTCGTCTCCAAGGTTATACAGGAGATTGCTGCGGAGCTACATTCCTGCTTTGTGAGCTTTCATTCTATTTGGGTGCAGTAATCTTGCTGTATGCATATATCAAATACGGTAACCCGGATTTTATTAATGTTTATTTAAAATAATAATTATATGGAAATTATTTTTATCAGACATACCTCAGTAGATGTCCCTCCCGGAGTGTGCTACGGACAAACAGATGTTCCTTTGCGAAACAGTTTCGAACAAGAAGCTGCCGTCACATCCGGAAATCTAAAATCTTACCGTCCGAAAGGGAGAGATTTCGATTATGTATATACCAGTCCGCTATCCCGTTGTGTACGTCTTGCTACCTACTGCGGATATCCTGATGCCGAACGTGACAACCGAATTATGGAAATGAACTTCGGGGATTGGGAAATGAAGAATTTTGATGAAATAAGTGATCCTAGACTGAAAGAATGGTATGCCGACTACATAAACGTACCTGCTACAAACGGTGAATCATTCGCCATACAGTATCAACGTGTCGCCAGTTTTCTGGATGAACTGAGAGAAAAGAATTATGAGAAAGTAGCCATATTTGCACATGGAGGCGTATTGATTTGCGCCCAACTTTATGCAGGAGCTATAAAACTGGAAGAGGCATTCAGTGCTTTGACTCCCTATGGAGGAATCATTCAGTTGAAACTTGATTAGCAGCTTGTATGCTAAACAGAACCAATGGCCCTTCTGCCGCACCTTCCTGCACTTTATAAGTACCATTGAAAGCATGAACAAAATGTGCATTGATCTCATGGCGAATCAGTGCAGTTTTGTTTTCAAAGCGAGCCTTAGCCAAAGGGGTACCGGTCACTCTGAAGAATAACATGTTCTTCTCTTTATCGTACCTAATGCGAATAACAATATTATATGTATTTTCATCATTCTCTGACGGTACCAGCAGGCTGGACAATAACGAAGAGAACTTGTTTTTATCCGTACTTATCATCTTATTTTCCACATCCGTTTTCAAACGGACTGTTACACGTCCGTTGCCACTCTGTTCAGCAATGGTAATCTCTTTCCGGCATAATTCTATCAATTCACATTCTTCCTGCACATATTGTGTCTTACCGGATTCAAGGCGGGAAAGTTCCAGAATACTATTAACATACGTCAATAGGTTTTCCGCATTCTCCTGAATCATCTTGCCATATTCTACTTTTGCTTCTGCAGTGAGTTCTTTTGATTCCGTCAACAGTTCGGCAAAACCTACCACCACATTCAACGGAGTACGTATGTCATGACTGATTTCAGACTGCAAACGGTCTTTAGTGGTGTTATCCGCTTCTGCCTGCATGGCTGCACTTACCGTCACTTTTTCAGCTGCAGCGATTTTTCGCGATATATAACGTGTATAAAGATAAAAAATGAGTATCAGTACCAGTAGTGTGATAAGAAACAGGAAGCCGCGTTTATAGTTGGTATCCTTTATT encodes the following:
- the cobT gene encoding nicotinate-nucleotide--dimethylbenzimidazole phosphoribosyltransferase translates to MKTFKIIRPDENIRPALIEKINNLTKPKGSLGTLEELALQIGWIQQTLSPTLQHPQNIIFAADHGIVDEGVSLSPKEVTWQQISNFLHGGAGVNFLCRQHGFTLKIVDAGVDYDLPYDTGVINMKVRKSTRNYLHEAAMTEEEMELCLERGAEVVRNCHKEGSNVLSFGEMGIGNTSSSSLWMTCFTNIPLEQCVGAGSGLDNVGIRHKYEVLKQSLDNYKGDHSPHDIIRYFGGLEMVMAVGAMLQAAELGIVIMVDGFIMTNCILAASKLYPEVLHYAIFGHCGDETGHKLLLDNMEARPLLNLGLRLGEGTGAICAYPIVQSAIRMINEMDNFAHASITKYF
- the cobC gene encoding alpha-ribazole phosphatase encodes the protein MEIIFIRHTSVDVPPGVCYGQTDVPLRNSFEQEAAVTSGNLKSYRPKGRDFDYVYTSPLSRCVRLATYCGYPDAERDNRIMEMNFGDWEMKNFDEISDPRLKEWYADYINVPATNGESFAIQYQRVASFLDELREKNYEKVAIFAHGGVLICAQLYAGAIKLEEAFSALTPYGGIIQLKLD
- the cobS gene encoding adenosylcobinamide-GDP ribazoletransferase translates to MKVLAAFIFFTRLPFWRIKEVPAKYFKRIVPYWPLAGWLTGGIMVGILWIAAQILPISIAWVLAILSRLLITGCLHEDGLADFFDGFGGGTTKERTLAIMKDSQIGSYGVIGLIVYFLLLFLLLENLPLKLICVLVICGDCWSKFCASQIINYLPYARKEEESKAKVVYDRMTWKELLTGFICGFLPIILFLPIDFWPAMICPILTFSLLYRLMKRRLQGYTGDCCGATFLLCELSFYLGAVILLYAYIKYGNPDFINVYLK